In the genome of Crassaminicella thermophila, the window TTTATTCGGTGCAAGAAATAAAAAAGCTCAAATGATTTTAAGCTCTTCAAAACAAATTGAAATCAATATGAATGAAATATTTAAAAAAGTGTGTATAATCTTTAATGGTAAAGGAGGTGGTAATAATCATAATGCCCAAGGGGGTGGAGATAATTTATCAAAACTTGAAGATGCATTGAAAGAAGCTAAAAATATTATTATAAACCAGTATATATAATATTTTTTAATATTACCAAAAAAAGAAAAGTGTTTAGAAAACACTTTTCTTTTTTCTACCCTATATATGCTTGGAAAATAACCTTACTCACAATTATTTATTATATAAAAAATAAACATATACTACAATAATATTTTAAAATTTTTATCTGTTTTTCGACATTTTTTTGCTTTTTCCTACATTATTTATCTCCTGTACATCTTCAATATTTATTTTAGGGAAAACAACTTCTTTATTAAAATCATAATATCTATACTTGCCTTCTGTATATGTATTTGTATTCATTCCATTCATATTCATAGAAATGTTTTGAATAATTTCCATTTTATCAAAAATCTTAGTTTCTTTGTTAACATATAACTTATAACTTACTTTAATATCCATTTTTTCAAGCATTTCTTGAATAAGAGCTTTTATTTTTGCTTGGTCTTCTTCAGAATTTAGCTCAGAATCACCTTTAGCTTTTCCTAATTTGCCATAGTATTCAAATGTTTTATTTACAATATCTTTACATAACTTTTTAAATGTCTTATTAGCTAAATCAATATTAATTACATAGTACTCTTTTCCATCAATTATTGCATCTTTATCAAAGTAAGCAAACATTCCATACAGTTCCATTTGCTTTTGAGATATACCTACACTTGCCATATCATTATTACCTAATAATTTTTGGATTTCTTTCATCATTGGATTAGTATCTATTTTTACCCATTTTTCAGCTGAGTCATTCTTCATGTACATGATACCATCTTCCATGAATACTTCAGAAGTCTTTTCAGTAGAAATTTGATTTTCTTCTAACCCTATACTTTTAGTTTTTGATTTTACATATACCTTTTGTGGTTTCTTAAACATTCCCTCTTGATTGATTATCATATTAATAGTTTGTTCAACTTGTTTATCCTCAATTACCCCTACTACTTTTGTTTTGATGTCCATAACACCATCAAACTTATATGTATCAAATTCATTCATCTTTTCATTTGCCATATCCAGCATTTCTGCTGCTGTCATTCCTTCACGAGTTAATTGTTTGATAAACTCTTCTTCTGTTTGTGCCATAGCTATATTCGTTAATAATACAACAAAACTAACTACTAAAAGCACAATCTTCCACTTTCTCTTCATAAATCTCTCCTCCATTTTTTGTGAATTTAAAACATATATTTATTATACATTTTATATTAAATAAAACAACAAATATAATATATCTAACTTACTGAATATATATCTGAAAACTCAATATTTATACTTTCTATATGATCTTCCTTACTATAATTATTATCTATTTTTATATCTGATTCTGGCAATACTTTTGCAGGAATTTCTATAATAAATTCACTTCCTTTACCATACTCACTTTTAACACTAATCTTTCCCCCATGCATTTCAACAAGAGCTTTAACAAGAGATAGACCTATACCACTTCCTTCTTTTTTTCTAGATAGAGATTTGTCTATTTGCATAAATCTTTCAAAAATTGTATCTATTTTATCTTTAGGAATACCTTTCCCATTATCCTTAATAGAAATTACAACTTTTTCTTTTTTATCATATATTTTTACTACTATACTTCCACCAGGTTTTGTAAATTTTATAGAATTTGAAAGAAGATTAAGTATTATCCTTTCGATTTTATCTGCATCACAAGCTATAATTTTTTCTTCTACTTCTGTATCAAAGATAAGATTGAGCTCATTACGCTTTATATACTCTAAAATGGATAATGAAATCGTTTCTACAATATGTACAATATTATGGTTTTGCAAATCAATTTCAAAATAACCAGAATCAATTTTCGTTATATCAATCAAATTATTTACCAGTCTCAATAGCCGATAGCAATTTTGTTTCATAATCTTTATATGTTTATCCATATAATTTTGTTTACATAGCTCAAATAACTGTATAGTACTAAAAATTAAATTCAACGGAGTTTTAAATTCATGAGATATATTTGCAAAAAACTCCGTCTGTAATTTATTGTACTGAATTGTTTCATTAGCTTTAAGAAGTTCTTCATTTGTTTTTTTTAGTTGTTCATTACTTTTTTTTAGCTCATCATGTAAATTCTTTAACTGTAGATGCGTTTTCACTCTCGAAATTAATTCTACTTCATGGAAAGGTTTATTGATATAATCTACTGCACCTACTTCAAATCCCTTTGCAATATCTTCAATTCTTGACTGACTTGTCAGAAAAATTATAGGAATATCTTTTATTTTGCTGTCATTCTTTAATATTTGACATGTCTCATATCCATCCATTCCTGGCATCACAATATCTAGTAATATAAGATCTGGCCTTTCTTTTTTCACATATTCAATAACCTCATTTCCACTTGTCACTAAGACTGGTTCATATCCATTATTTTTTATTACATCTTCAATAATCCGAAGATTTAGCATACTATCATCTGCAATTAATAT includes:
- a CDS encoding DUF6612 family protein, coding for MKRKWKIVLLVVSFVVLLTNIAMAQTEEEFIKQLTREGMTAAEMLDMANEKMNEFDTYKFDGVMDIKTKVVGVIEDKQVEQTINMIINQEGMFKKPQKVYVKSKTKSIGLEENQISTEKTSEVFMEDGIMYMKNDSAEKWVKIDTNPMMKEIQKLLGNNDMASVGISQKQMELYGMFAYFDKDAIIDGKEYYVINIDLANKTFKKLCKDIVNKTFEYYGKLGKAKGDSELNSEEDQAKIKALIQEMLEKMDIKVSYKLYVNKETKIFDKMEIIQNISMNMNGMNTNTYTEGKYRYYDFNKEVVFPKINIEDVQEINNVGKSKKMSKNR
- a CDS encoding hybrid sensor histidine kinase/response regulator; the encoded protein is MDNSIKPKILIADDSMLNLRIIEDVIKNNGYEPVLVTSGNEVIEYVKKERPDLILLDIVMPGMDGYETCQILKNDSKIKDIPIIFLTSQSRIEDIAKGFEVGAVDYINKPFHEVELISRVKTHLQLKNLHDELKKSNEQLKKTNEELLKANETIQYNKLQTEFFANISHEFKTPLNLIFSTIQLFELCKQNYMDKHIKIMKQNCYRLLRLVNNLIDITKIDSGYFEIDLQNHNIVHIVETISLSILEYIKRNELNLIFDTEVEEKIIACDADKIERIILNLLSNSIKFTKPGGSIVVKIYDKKEKVVISIKDNGKGIPKDKIDTIFERFMQIDKSLSRKKEGSGIGLSLVKALVEMHGGKISVKSEYGKGSEFIIEIPAKVLPESDIKIDNNYSKEDHIESINIEFSDIYSVS